The Mesomycoplasma ovipneumoniae genome includes a region encoding these proteins:
- a CDS encoding YitT family protein: protein MSSRQSNKSSNAHCSCSNQNNHNLAKCLKNQLVLRAEREIFNHNQSKINLKNFWKKRTLSITMMAISALFFTLGVIFFLGVAKTVPTGVAAIPALTIIIINSQYEVSIGWSFAIIYFVINIPLIIFILVKVSNKSFSYLTFIWLFFQIVWNQVFSLDTPIRTFLINNILIQGQQGSWTIFYYTIIGAILSGWSIGMAWKFGGSSGGTDYITYYIALKYRKPIGKVMFSISIFFGLFSIIILYFLEPSQVDGQLLGRKLAAVFIYLIVSSSIVSRIYPKYGKILLQIYTNHPEKIVEHLKSIKYWHSYNIWEGVSGYTGQKQWRVETIIYIIEKNAILEEIAKANVNFWYSATKILQTTDRFDATKIN from the coding sequence ATGTCTTCTCGACAATCTAATAAATCAAGCAATGCGCATTGTTCTTGTTCTAATCAGAATAACCATAATTTAGCTAAATGCTTAAAAAATCAACTTGTTTTACGTGCAGAACGTGAAATTTTTAATCATAATCAAAGCAAAATAAACCTGAAAAATTTCTGGAAAAAGCGTACCCTTTCAATCACAATGATGGCTATTTCAGCATTATTTTTTACATTAGGGGTTATTTTTTTCTTAGGAGTTGCAAAAACTGTCCCAACAGGTGTCGCGGCAATTCCAGCACTTACTATAATAATAATTAATTCTCAATATGAGGTAAGTATTGGCTGAAGTTTTGCAATAATTTACTTTGTTATTAATATTCCTTTAATAATTTTTATTTTAGTTAAAGTCTCGAACAAAAGTTTTAGCTATCTTACTTTCATTTGACTTTTTTTTCAAATCGTCTGAAACCAGGTTTTTTCTCTTGATACCCCAATAAGGACATTTTTAATTAACAATATTTTAATTCAAGGCCAACAAGGTTCTTGGACTATTTTCTATTATACAATTATTGGCGCCATTTTGTCTGGTTGATCTATCGGAATGGCTTGAAAATTCGGTGGTTCTTCTGGTGGAACTGATTATATAACTTATTATATCGCGCTAAAATATCGCAAGCCTATTGGCAAAGTGATGTTTAGTATTTCGATATTTTTTGGACTTTTTTCAATTATTATCCTTTATTTTCTTGAACCTTCACAAGTTGATGGTCAACTTTTGGGTCGAAAATTAGCAGCTGTTTTTATTTATTTAATTGTAAGTTCGTCAATTGTTAGCCGAATTTATCCAAAATACGGAAAAATTCTTTTACAAATTTACACTAATCACCCAGAAAAAATTGTTGAACATCTTAAATCAATAAAATATTGGCACTCATATAATATTTGAGAAGGTGTTTCTGGATACACCGGCCAAAAACAATGAAGAGTTGAGACAATTATTTACATAATTGAAAAAAACGCAATTTTAGAAGAAATTGCAAAAGCAAACGTTAATTTTTGGTATTCAGCAACTAAAATCTTACAAACAACAGACCGTTTTGATGCAACAAAAATTAATTAA